A segment of the uncultured Desulfobulbus sp. genome:
GAGCGACGGCATACTCAGTATAAATCTTGAACGCATGGAGCTGCACCTGCAGACTAAAGAGCGGCAATTTGTTCCCGGCGATTACTGGCTGGCCACTGTCCGTGAGTCTGTCCAGGTGTCCGGGCAATATGTCCTGCCAGCCATGGACGGCTTGACTGAACCTGCCACTGGGGCCACTCCCTGTGGCATACGCCATCATTACCTGTATCTGGGTGAGATTGGCATCAATAAACGTCTGATCGACCAAGGGGATGCTTTCATGCGGCGTATGTCCTTTCCGCCCCTGACCAACATTCAGGCAGAAGATATCGGTTTCAGTAACACCTGTTCTGGGCTGTATGGAAGTGCGGAGAACCTGCAGCAGGCTTTGGATACACTCTGCTCCATTGATGCGAGCGATATTGCCTACCCCATGCCGGTCTGTACGGGAGGAGAGGTGACCGTCCGCCAAAGATTGACTGCAGCTTTGGATCCCGATGACGATGGCAAGTTAAATGTGGGGCATGCCCTTGATACACTGCTCTGCAGACTGAAAGCGGATTCCCTGCCGGTGAACAAATTGGATTCTGATCTCTGCACAGACCTCAAAATTGACGAGGTGGTCACGGTGCAGGATGCGCTCAAAGTGTTATGCTCTAAATCATCTGATGGGTGTGCTGTGGTGGTCCGGTCCTCTTCTCATTTTGTTTTGTTGTTGGAAGAGTTCAGCAAACAGGACGATGCCCAGGATCTCTGGCTTTGCCTGCCTGCTGGCACTTATGAACTGCCGGTATCGCTGACGATTAGTGGCAAACGGAGCCTCCGTATCAGCGGACAGGCACAAGAGGCGGTCCATGTGAGTTTTGGGGGCAGTCACCTTACGCTGGTGGCGGATGAGGTTGTCCTGGAAAATCTTACCCTCAACTTTACCAGTGGCAACGGGCAGCTGGTTCTCAGCACAGGCCTCTCGACCACCAGGGGCTGCTCCTTTGGACGCACGAGCACTACAGAAAATGGTCCTGCCATGGTCACCCTGGGGGGGCAGGGGAGTTCCACCTGCCGCCTGCACTGGGAGCACAACACATTTGCGGCCACCGCTCGAAAGAGTACCGATTCCGGTGCAACCTGGCTTGATACCTTAGGGGCCGGCAACATTGCGATCAAAAAGGGGCTGGGCCTGCTGAGCAATGCAGCGTTGTTGGAGAACACTGTGGCCTATGACAAGGCGGTGCACGCTGTGGCCAAGGAAATTATCAAGCTGCCGCAGGCAGAACGGACAGTTTGGAAAAATAATCTTGTTACCGTATCAGCACCCCAACGACTGGCTCTTGCAGGGGTAAAGCGAGTGGGGGCTGCCAGCCTGATAGCAACCCTGGGAAACGAAAAACCCTCAACGCTCGAGGTGGTCACAGCGGTGAAGGAATTGGTTGCCGTCTGGATTCAGTACCAACCGGCCTATGCGTTGCGTCTGGAAAGCGCCAAGGTGGGAGGACTGTTGAACAAAAATGAGTTCAGTGGCTGGCTCCTCCTCGCCAATGGGGTGAGCGGCTATCATCCTCCTCGAGTGGCGGTTGTCGGTTCCACGGTGGATGGTGATGTCGTCGAGAGTAGTGGAGAAGATTTGTACATAGAGGACAACAGTCTTGCGGGGATAAAAGCCAACCTTCCCAGCG
Coding sequences within it:
- a CDS encoding DUF6519 domain-containing protein gives rise to the protein MKTQISNNSFQADKNYSGVYLQQGRMITDADWNELTDIEKTRLHSALADLVAGGAPRGSYGLRIIADPEGSTNVYIQPGRLYAEGVPAELRADAKLSIDKQPDYPLQADFSGQSLHLYADIWERSMTALEDESLMDPGLHGADTATRTQTMLQVKWSPSSGSNALDPRDAKLNPAQGSGELKLRLALITGSADSCDPCASQANVDERIGNYLFRVEVHHYDASTNILTLKWSRDNGSEACRLDGMPPGFNQGPWVWEFYSDETEQLLGNHFAPNAKNMRGLLRETFTVPTGASEPKTYVRQWDGYLTIDLKTLSNPTHILNGMDRGVPLAQGAAASASHGRVSVSDGILSINLERMELHLQTKERQFVPGDYWLATVRESVQVSGQYVLPAMDGLTEPATGATPCGIRHHYLYLGEIGINKRLIDQGDAFMRRMSFPPLTNIQAEDIGFSNTCSGLYGSAENLQQALDTLCSIDASDIAYPMPVCTGGEVTVRQRLTAALDPDDDGKLNVGHALDTLLCRLKADSLPVNKLDSDLCTDLKIDEVVTVQDALKVLCSKSSDGCAVVVRSSSHFVLLLEEFSKQDDAQDLWLCLPAGTYELPVSLTISGKRSLRISGQAQEAVHVSFGGSHLTLVADEVVLENLTLNFTSGNGQLVLSTGLSTTRGCSFGRTSTTENGPAMVTLGGQGSSTCRLHWEHNTFAATARKSTDSGATWLDTLGAGNIAIKKGLGLLSNAALLENTVAYDKAVHAVAKEIIKLPQAERTVWKNNLVTVSAPQRLALAGVKRVGAASLIATLGNEKPSTLEVVTAVKELVAVWIQYQPAYALRLESAKVGGLLNKNEFSGWLLLANGVSGYHPPRVAVVGSTVDGDVVESSGEDLYIEDNSLAGIKANLPSGSLNGQNRLTQQVSGYGRIFFKGNTLEQGLNSLVAAHFLGEGNTWNRENEAEPLGSVIGHRGVFNGNLVEFDADALWVTSTIRKDRVISSGNLGVNLASGNN